The following proteins are co-located in the Telopea speciosissima isolate NSW1024214 ecotype Mountain lineage chromosome 9, Tspe_v1, whole genome shotgun sequence genome:
- the LOC122640944 gene encoding gamma-soluble NSF attachment protein codes for MAGSDPEKLMIKGDKLTKLTLTRWSADWRSATQLYEQAAVGFRLAKDYEKAKIAFEKASKGQEMLSSPWDAAKNMESAASMAKELGSWNEVADFFRTASKLYIECGRSQPAADALAKGARLLEDASSDEAIQMYTDACLILEEDGKEQMAFDLYRAATSVYIKLERYTDAATFLLRWGLAADKCNAVHSQCKAYLSAIIVYLYADDFKQAQKCYNDCSQIEAFLGSDQNRGATKLLSAYEEGDVEEIKRVSHSSTISNLDHMIIRLARKLPTGDVSALKAETGKEEEMPLDENDLT; via the exons ATGGCCGGTTCCGATCCCGAGAAGTTGATGATCAAAGGAGATAAACT GACAAAACTCACTCTTACTAGATGGAGTGCTGATTGGAGAAGTGCTACTCAATTATATGAACAGGCTG CTGTTGGCTTTAGGCTTGCCAAAGACTATGAGAAAGCAAAAATAGCATTTGAGAAGGCTTCAAAAGGACAGGAGATGCTTTCTTC TCCTTGGGATGCTGCTAAAAATATGGAATCTGCTGCTTCTATGGCAAAGGAATTAGGCAGCTGGAATGAAGTTGCTGACTTTTTCAGAACAGCATCGAAGTTATATATTGAGTGTGGAAGATCTCAGCCTGCAGCTGATGCTCTTGCAAAGGGTGCTCG TTTATTGGAAGATGCTTCTTCTGATGAAGCTATTCAAATGTACACCGATGCTTGTTTGATTCTTGAAGAGGACGGCAAGGAACAAATGGCTTTTGACCTATATCGTGCGGCAACGAGTGTCTATATTAAGCTTGAGAG GTATACTGATGCTGCAACTTTTCTGCTGAGATGGGGCTTAGCAGCAGATAAATGCAATGCTGTACATAGTCAGTGTAAG GCTTATCTTAGTGCAATCATAGTGTACCTTTATGCAGATGATTTCAAGCAAGCACAAAAGTGCTACAATGACTGTTCACA GATTGAGGCTTTTCTTGGTAGTGACCAGAATCGTGGTGCTACTAAGCTTCTTTCAGCTTATGAGGAAGGTGACGTTGAAGAAATCAAACGTGTTTCACACTCGAGCACTATTTCAAATCTTGACCATATG ATCATTAGGCTTGCAAGGAAATTGCCCACAGGTGATGTGAGTGCACTCAAAGCTGAAACaggcaaggaagaagaaatgccACTGGATGAAAATGATCTCACTTAG